The nucleotide sequence TGACGGTGGATCGGGACATTCGCTACCACCGGATTGCGCCGGAGCAGGCGCTGTCCCAGCTTGCATTGTCGGTAGAGCGGCTGGAGCCCGCGCAGTGGGTAGAGCCGCAAGTGGTGGTGGAGGTGAAGCATCTCGGGCACGAGCTGCCCGAGTGGCTGGCGTCGCTCAATCCGGGCGGCGCGCCGGCCTACAGCAAGTTCGCAGAGGGAATGGCGAAGGTCCACGCTTTCGCCGCGGATGGCGTCGCAGGGGGATAGGGCACAGTGTTCATCGACTTCGAGGGAATTGACGGAAGCGGCAAGACGACGCTCTCCAACCTGCTGGCCGCGAAGCTGAAGCGGCTGGGCTACCGGGTGGCGCATGCGCGGGAGGGCGGCGAGCTGCAGGCGCCCGCGGCGCGGCGCATCCGGGAGCTGACGCGAGACTCCCGGCTGCTGGAGATGTCTCCACGCACGGAGTTCTTTCTCAACCTGGCGCGGGACGCCCAACAACTGGATGAGGTGGTGGCGCCCGCGCTGTCCCGGGGCGAGGTGTGCATCACCGACCGCTACCTGTACTCACAACTGGCACTCAGCGGTGGAGGCCGCGGGCTGCCCATGGACGAGCTGCGCCCCGCGTGCGAGCTGGCCTCGCAGGGCCTGTGGCCGGACCTGGTCATCCTGGTGGACGTGGATCCGGACCTCGCCCGGCTGCGCAAGCGCCTGGGCAAGCTCCAGAGCAAGCGCGTCAATGATGGGGACAGCCGGAAGGGACTGGTGGGCGCGGGCCTGGCGGTGCGCGTGCGCGAGTCCTTCCTGGAGATGGCGCGGAAGGATCCGCAGCGGTGGATCATCCTGGAGAACAACGACGTCCCTCTGCGCGTGCTGGAGCAGCGGCTGGTGGACGCCGTCGTCGCCCGGCTGGAGGGTCGCGAGCAGCAAGTGCAGCGCATCGTCCCGGCGCCGGCCCGGCCGCGGCATGCCAGCCCCACGACGCTCGAGAACCTGGAAGAGCGCTTCTTCCAGACGCTGGACACCGTGGAGCAGCGCGAACCGGCGCTCGCGGTGTGGATGTTGAGCGGAATCCCGGGCCTGGCCGCGCACCAGCAGCGCCTGGCCTTCGCGGAGCGCTTCCCGGGCCTCACCGCGCGCGGCATGGTGGGCCTGGCCGACGTACCGGCCATGGAGCTACGCGAGGTGCTGGCGGACCTGGCGCCCGCGGAGGTGGCCTTCAGCCTCACGGGCCGCATGGACTCGCGCGCGGCCATGTTGCGGCAGCGGCTGTACGCGCAGGCCCCCACGGAGGTGCTGGCGAGCCTCAAGAACGATGGCTCAACCCCGGCGTGGGCCCTGCGCGAGCGCGCCATGCGGGACGGGCGGCTGACCGACGTGCTCGCGGGGCTCGCCGGCCAGGACTGCGAGGAGTCCTGGTTGGTGCGCGAGGCGGGCATGCAGCGAAAGCTGTTCTCGGAGGTCGCGAGCAGCCTCACCGGTGTCCCGGGGGCGCGGGCGGATGCGCTGCGCGAAGTCCTGCTGCCGCATGACCGGCTGGCGGTGCTGCGCAGCACCCAGGGCCTGGACACACCGGTGGCCCGAGGCCTGCGAGAGGCCCTGGCGGGCAAGGCGCTGAAGCTGGTGCTCCGCTCGCTGACGGGGCTGGACACCGAGGAAGCCTGGGCGCTGCGCGAGCGCGGCGCGCCGCAGACGAAGGAGGCGCTGGATTCGGTGGACGGCATGGATGCCTCGCGGGCCTGGAAGCTGCGTGTAGACCATCTGGGCCGGTGGCCCACCACCGCGCTGTCCTCCCTGAAGGGACTGCCCATGGGGCCGCACGCGCAGGCGCTCATCGAGCGCGTGCTGGCGGAACAGCCAGACCGGCTGCCGGTGCTGCGCAACGCCTACGCCGTGGCCGCGACCGCACGGGCGCTCGCGCAGCAGCCCGCGCGCACGGTCCGCGTGGATACCTCTCCCCGAATGGAAGCCTAGGTCACCGCCATGGACGCATCATTCTCAGCCCTGTTCGAGGGCGCGAAAGCAGAGCTCAACGCGCTGTCCGTCACCGCGATTCTGCCGCGGATGCTGGCCGCGGCGCTCATTGGCACCCTGCTGTCGCTGCGGCCCTGGCGTCTGCTCATGAAGCGGGCGCTGCCCAAGGCGGACATGATTCAGGCACAGGTGCTGCTGTGCGCGGCGGCGGCGGTCATCACCGCCGTCATCGGCGACAGCCTGGCGAAGGCCTTCGGACTGGTGGGCCTGGGCGGCTTCGTTCGGTTCCGCTCGGGACTCAAGGACCCGCGTGACGCAGCCATCCTCTTCCTGATGATTGGCCTGGGCATGGCGTGCGGCCACGGCAGCCTGGGGCTTGCCTCCGTCGGGACGGTGTTCGTGATGGCCCTGCTCTTCGTGCTGGATTGCTTCAACCGCGAGGAGGCGCCCGCCACGGCGAAGCAGCGGCTGGTGCTGTCGGCGCAGTCGGATGACCTGGTGGGCGCGGAGGCCACGCTGCGCCGGGTCCTGGGTGAGCGGAACGTCATGGTGAAGAGCTGCGCGCTCGACTTCGACGGGCGGCGGCTGGAGTTGGAAGTCGAGGAGCCGGAGCCGGGCTCCCTCGCCGCGGCGCTGGGCAGCACGGAGGGGGCGGCCCTGCGAGGCTTGCGGTGGACAGCGGTGAATTCGAGGAGCACACGGGAGGAGCGGGTATGAGGCGCAGCTGGGTGGCCGTGTTCGCGGCGGGGTGGTTGGTGGCGTGTGGCGGCAACAGCCTGCCCGCGGGAGATTCGCAGGACCCGACACCCGGCGGCGGACTGCCGGGAGAGCCGGTGCCGCCGGGGGGGCCGGATGGTCAGGGCAACGGAGAGGAGCCCACCGGGTCGCAGTCGCTGTGGCCGCTGACCGCGGGCAGCACCTGGACCTACGACATCCAGGACCCCGTCGAGGGCAACTTCCAGAAGCAGGTGACGGTGGTGGGCCCCGGCGAAGTCCCTGACCAGCCGGGCATCAACGCCGTCCAGGTGC is from Myxococcus virescens and encodes:
- the tmk gene encoding dTMP kinase; this translates as MFIDFEGIDGSGKTTLSNLLAAKLKRLGYRVAHAREGGELQAPAARRIRELTRDSRLLEMSPRTEFFLNLARDAQQLDEVVAPALSRGEVCITDRYLYSQLALSGGGRGLPMDELRPACELASQGLWPDLVILVDVDPDLARLRKRLGKLQSKRVNDGDSRKGLVGAGLAVRVRESFLEMARKDPQRWIILENNDVPLRVLEQRLVDAVVARLEGREQQVQRIVPAPARPRHASPTTLENLEERFFQTLDTVEQREPALAVWMLSGIPGLAAHQQRLAFAERFPGLTARGMVGLADVPAMELREVLADLAPAEVAFSLTGRMDSRAAMLRQRLYAQAPTEVLASLKNDGSTPAWALRERAMRDGRLTDVLAGLAGQDCEESWLVREAGMQRKLFSEVASSLTGVPGARADALREVLLPHDRLAVLRSTQGLDTPVARGLREALAGKALKLVLRSLTGLDTEEAWALRERGAPQTKEALDSVDGMDASRAWKLRVDHLGRWPTTALSSLKGLPMGPHAQALIERVLAEQPDRLPVLRNAYAVAATARALAQQPARTVRVDTSPRMEA
- a CDS encoding DUF4956 domain-containing protein — protein: MDASFSALFEGAKAELNALSVTAILPRMLAAALIGTLLSLRPWRLLMKRALPKADMIQAQVLLCAAAAVITAVIGDSLAKAFGLVGLGGFVRFRSGLKDPRDAAILFLMIGLGMACGHGSLGLASVGTVFVMALLFVLDCFNREEAPATAKQRLVLSAQSDDLVGAEATLRRVLGERNVMVKSCALDFDGRRLELEVEEPEPGSLAAALGSTEGAALRGLRWTAVNSRSTREERV